From the Pseudomonas syringae KCTC 12500 genome, the window TGCGCCAGGTCATCGAGCTGGTGCAGAGCCTCAACCCGCGTCCAGGCTCGCAGATCGAATCCACCGAAGCCGAATACGTCATTCCGGACGTCATCGTGCGCAAGGACAACGAACGCTGGCTGGTCGAACTCAATCAGGAGTCGGTGCCACGCCTGCGCGTCAATCCGCAATACGCAGGCTTCGTGCGACGCGCCGACACTAGCGCAGACAACACCTTCATGCGCAATCAGTTGCAGGAAGCACGCTGGTTCATCAAGAGCCTGCAAAGCCGCAACGAAACACTGATGAAGGTCGCCACGCAGATCGTCGAACATCAGCGCGGTTTTCTCGAGTACGGCGACGAGGCCATGAAGCCGCTCGTCCTCCATGACATTGCCGAGGCAGTGGGCATGCACGAGTCGACCATCTCGCGGGTGACCACGCAGAAATTCATGCACACCCCACGTGGCATTTACGAGCTGAAATACTTCTTCTCAAGCCATGTGAGCACCTCCGAGGGCGGCGAATGCTCGTCCACGGCAATTCGCGCAATCATCAAAAAACTGGTTGCGGCGGAAAATCAGAAAAAGCCGTTGAGTGATAGCAAGATCGCTGGTTTACTGGAGGCACAAGGCATTCAAGTAGCCCGTCGCACAGTCGCCAAGTACCGTGAGTCTCTCGGGATCGCCCCTTCCAGTGAGCGTAAGCGACTGATGTGATACAGGCCGAGCCACAGCGTCCCAGTGGCAGGCGTCATGCCTGCCTCTTTATGCACTGGCAAAGGAGAAAGCTGTATGCAAGTCAACATCAGTGGACACCAACTGGAAGTGACCAAACCCCTTCGTGAATACGTTGAGCTCAAGCTCAAGAAGCTCGAGGGGCATTTTGACAAGATTACCAACGTGCAGGTCACGATGACGGTCGAAAAGCTCAAGCAGAAGATCGAAGCCACGTTGCACATCCATGGTGGAGAGGTTGTTGCCAATGCTGAACATGATGACATGTACGCTGCCATCGACCTGCTCACTGACAAGCTAGATCGACAATTGCTCAAGCATAAGGAAAAGCAGCAAAGCATCCTCAAAGGTGCGGCCGCTCGCTAACGCCCATTTAATGATCCGAATCGAAAATATCCTGACCCCCGGCCGTTCGCTCGTGAACGTGCCGGGTGACAGCAAAAAGCGTGTACTCGAAGACATCGCCAATCTGATCGCTCGTGAAGTACCGGGCATGGATGTCGACACGGTGCTTGGAAGCCTCGTTGCCCGCGAAAAGCTGGGCTCGACCGGTTTTGGCAACGGTATTGCCATCCCTCATTGCCGCCTCCCCGGCTGTGACGAGCCCGTAAGTGCGGTCATTCACCTCACCAACCCTATCAACTTCGATGCTATCGATGGCGCACCAGTGGACCTGCTTTTCGTGTTGCTGGTCCCGCAAGCCGCCACCGATGCACACCTGGAGCTGCTGCGCCAGATCGCAAGCATGCTTGACCGCGCCGATGTGCGTGAACGCCTACGCAGTGCCAAAAGCGGTGAAGCGCTTTATCAAGTGGTGCTGGACGTGCAGAACGGCCACTGACCATGCGCATGATCATCGTCAGCGGCCGCTCCGGCTCAGGCAAGAGTACGGCGCTCGATGTGCTGGAAGACAACGGTTTCTATTGCGTCGACAACCTGCCAGCCGGCCTGCTGCCGGAACTGGCCGAACGCGCGCTGATCAACACCGAACTCGCCGAACCCTTGCTGGCGGTTTCGATAGATGCCCGTAACCTGCCAAGCCACCTCACACGCTTCCCGCAGATGCTGGATGAAGTGCGTTCACGCAATATCCAATGCGACGTGCTTTACCTGGACGCCGACGAAGCCACCCTGCTCAAGCGTTTCTCAGAAACCCGACGTCGCCACCCGCTGAGCACAGCGGACCGCTCGCTGGCTGAGGCGATACGGGATGAGACCACCCTGCTCGGCCCGATCATCGACCTGGCCGATCTGAAGATCAACACCACTCACCTGAACCTGTACCAGCTGCGTGACGCACTGAAACTGCGCCTGCTGAACAAGCCCGAGCCGGGTACGGCGTTCCTGATCGAGTCGTTTGGCTTCAAGCGTGGCATGCCTGTCGATGCAGACCTGGTATTCGATGTGCGCTGCCTGCCCAACCCTTATTGGAAGCCTGAGCTGCGCGACCATTCGGGCCTGGAACAACCGGTTATCGACTACCTGTCCGCGCAGGCCGATGTAGAAGAGATGTTCCAGGATATCTTCTCCTACCTCAATAAATGGCTACCGCGCTTCGCAGCCAGCAACCGCTCTTACGTTACCATTGCCATCGGTTGCACCGGCGGGCATCACCGCTCCGTCTACCTGACCGAACGGCTTGGCCAGGTCTTGCAACAATCACTCAAGAACGTTCAGGTCCGCCACCGCGACCTTAGCTGAAAGGATTTACACTGCGATGCCCGTTCGTCAAATCACCATCATCAACAAACTGGGCCTGCACGCCCGCGCCGCCGCCAAATTCGTCGGCGTCGCAGGCAAGTTCCCCTGCAAGATCAGGGTCGGCCGCACTCCGGAGAGCATGGTCGACGGCAAAAGCATCATGGCCGTGATGATGCTGGCTGCCGGCAAGGGCACCGAGATCCACCTGCACACCGAAGGTGAATTCGAACAGGAAGCACTCGACGGACTGGTTGAGCTGATTGATAACAAGTTTGATGAGGGCGAGTAAGCCCACCCGTCACCAGTGCATTCGCAGCCAGCTCACCCCATGAGCGACCAGTAACGCCATACCCGCCATCAGCAGCACAGTGCCGACTGCCTGACGCAACAACCGCACTCGGCCGATGGCGAATATTCCTGAGCGCATAAACTGCCTTGGGTCAGGTTACAGAAGTCAGGCCAGAGCAGCTTGGTAACGTCGGGAAACTTCATCCCAATTGATCACGTTGTAAAACGCATTGATGTATTCGGGACGACGGTTCTGATAGCGCAGGTAGTAAGCGTGCTCCCACACGTCCAGCCCCAGAATCGGCGTGTTGCCATTCATCAGCGGGCTGTCCTGATTACCGCTGCTTTCCACCACCAGCTTCTTGTCAGGGGTGACGCTCAGCCATGCCCAGCCACTGCCAAAACGGGTCAACGCGGCCTTGGTGAATGCCTCCTTGAAGCTTTCGTAGCCGCCCAGTTGCTCATCGATGGCCGACGCGACAGCGCCTGTGGGCAAGCCTCCCCCGCCTGGCACCATGACCTCCCAGAACAACGAGTGATTGGCATGGCCGCCACCCTGATTGATCACCGCGGGGCGCAGGTTTTCAGGCAACTGCTGGACGCTGGCGACCAGCTTCTCCACAGACCAGTCCGCGAACTGGGTGCCTTCGACCGCGGCATTGAGGTTGTTGATGTACGTCTGGTGATGCTTGGTGTAGTGGATTTCCATGGTTTGCGCATCGATGTGCGGCTCGAGCGCATCGTAGGCGTAAGGCAGTGCTGGCAATGTATGAGACATTCAATGTGCTCCGTAGAAAAGTCCGGATTGAGTGGCTGAAGTGCGCTGCAGCGATGAACGCGTGTGCTCGCCGTTGCTGTTCAGCAAACGATGGGTGCGCGGGTACTCGCCATGCTCGCTGATGAAACTCAATAGCTCGGCGTAGGTTTTGCTGCTATGGCGCAAGGCCGCTTCACGCAGGGCGGGAGGCAGGCGTTGGCTCTGCATGGTCTGCAACAGGTGTTGATGGATGGCGCATAGGTATTCGGCGCTTTCCTCCGGCTGCCCCAGGCTGAGGTGCAGGTCCGCCAGGTTGTGATGGGAGATCACACACGCCGCGACGGCTTCGTCCACGTCCGGCCACCGCTCGAACAGCACCTGCGCCAAGGCCAGCGCCTGAAGGTACAGCTCACGGGCTTCGACCCACTCACCGAGACTGAAACAGCGATTGGCCTGTTCAATGGTGCGTTTCCAATGCTGCATGACATACCTCCAGAGGCGCAGGCTGGCCGGATCAACTGATCCTGACGGCCACAGCACACCTTCAAATGATATTCATTATTAAATGAGATTTTGACTCAACACAAGCGAGTTGATGAGATTGATTCTTGAGGAGGGGATGATGCAAGGCCGCAAACGCTGTCGATCGCTCTTGATCATGGGGCGAAGCGCAGTCGGGATGTGTGACACGGAATGCCGAGAACTGCGCGCCAAAGCCAATGCGGCATTGGCACGCGTTCAGTCAGGTGCGGGGCTGACGAGGCAGGCTGATCAGCTCCCCGCCACGGTCATTCGCTCGATGAGTACCGAGCCGGTGCGGATGTTGCTGCGCAGCTCAAGATCGCTGCCGACGGCGACGATCTGCTTGAACATGTCGCGCATGTTGCCGGCAATGGTCACTTCCTGAACCGGGAACTGAATCTCGCCATTCTCGACCCAGAAGCCTGCCGCGCCGCGCGAATAGTCGCCGGTGACCATGTTCAGGCCACTGCCCATCAGTTCGGTCACCAGCAAGCCGCGTCCCATGCGCCGGATCAGCGCAGCCTGGTCGTCCGAACCGTGGGTGACGAACAGATTATGCACACCGCCCGCGTTGGCGGTGCTCGGCATGCCCAGCTTGCGGCCGGAATACGTGCTCAGCACGTAGGAAACCAGATCCCCACCTTCCACGAATGGTTTGGCGAAGGTCGCCAGACCATCACTGTCGAACGCCGAACTGCCCATCGCATGCTTCAAGTGCGGGCGCTCATCGATGGTCATCCACTCGGGGAACAGGCGCTGACCCAGCGCGCCTTCGAGGAACGACGATTTGCGGTACAGGGTGCCGCCGGAAATCGCACCGAGAAAGCTGCCGAACAGGCCGCCTGCCAACTCCGCAGCAAACAGCACCGGCACTTCACAGGTCGGCACAGGGCGCGCACCCAGACGGCTCGCTGCACGCAACGCAGCCTTGCGACCAATGCTCTGCGCATCGGCCAGCAGCTCGCCCTGGCGGTTGACGTCATACCAGTAATCGCGCTGCATCTGGCCTTCGCCCTCGGCGATCATCACACAGCTGAGGCTGTGCCGCGTTGACGCATAGCCACCGATGAAGCCATTGCTGTTGCCGTATACACGGCAGCCCTGATGGGTATTGAGCGTGGTGCCATCGGCGTTCTTGATGCGGCTGTCGGCATCGAAGGCCGCCGCTTCGCAGAGCAACGCCTTCTCGATGGCTTGCTCGGGCGTGATGTCCCAGGTGTGATAAAGGTCAAAATCCATGACCTCTTTGGCCATCAGCGCAGCGTCGGCCAGCCCGGAGCTTTCATCTTCGGAGGTGTGTTCGGCAATCGCCAGTGCAGCGGCGACCGTTTCACGAAT encodes:
- a CDS encoding tetratricopeptide repeat protein; translated protein: MQHWKRTIEQANRCFSLGEWVEARELYLQALALAQVLFERWPDVDEAVAACVISHHNLADLHLSLGQPEESAEYLCAIHQHLLQTMQSQRLPPALREAALRHSSKTYAELLSFISEHGEYPRTHRLLNSNGEHTRSSLQRTSATQSGLFYGAH
- the rapZ gene encoding RNase adapter RapZ encodes the protein MRMIIVSGRSGSGKSTALDVLEDNGFYCVDNLPAGLLPELAERALINTELAEPLLAVSIDARNLPSHLTRFPQMLDEVRSRNIQCDVLYLDADEATLLKRFSETRRRHPLSTADRSLAEAIRDETTLLGPIIDLADLKINTTHLNLYQLRDALKLRLLNKPEPGTAFLIESFGFKRGMPVDADLVFDVRCLPNPYWKPELRDHSGLEQPVIDYLSAQADVEEMFQDIFSYLNKWLPRFAASNRSYVTIAIGCTGGHHRSVYLTERLGQVLQQSLKNVQVRHRDLS
- the ptsN gene encoding PTS IIA-like nitrogen regulatory protein PtsN; translation: MIRIENILTPGRSLVNVPGDSKKRVLEDIANLIAREVPGMDVDTVLGSLVAREKLGSTGFGNGIAIPHCRLPGCDEPVSAVIHLTNPINFDAIDGAPVDLLFVLLVPQAATDAHLELLRQIASMLDRADVRERLRSAKSGEALYQVVLDVQNGH
- the pmbA gene encoding metalloprotease PmbA; this encodes MSATQSVGPQALPELQEQVEQIIAEARRQGASACEVAVSVDQGLSTSVRQREVETVEFNRDQGFGITLYVGQRKGSASTSATGADAIRETVAAALAIAEHTSEDESSGLADAALMAKEVMDFDLYHTWDITPEQAIEKALLCEAAAFDADSRIKNADGTTLNTHQGCRVYGNSNGFIGGYASTRHSLSCVMIAEGEGQMQRDYWYDVNRQGELLADAQSIGRKAALRAASRLGARPVPTCEVPVLFAAELAGGLFGSFLGAISGGTLYRKSSFLEGALGQRLFPEWMTIDERPHLKHAMGSSAFDSDGLATFAKPFVEGGDLVSYVLSTYSGRKLGMPSTANAGGVHNLFVTHGSDDQAALIRRMGRGLLVTELMGSGLNMVTGDYSRGAAGFWVENGEIQFPVQEVTIAGNMRDMFKQIVAVGSDLELRSNIRTGSVLIERMTVAGS
- a CDS encoding superoxide dismutase; amino-acid sequence: MSHTLPALPYAYDALEPHIDAQTMEIHYTKHHQTYINNLNAAVEGTQFADWSVEKLVASVQQLPENLRPAVINQGGGHANHSLFWEVMVPGGGGLPTGAVASAIDEQLGGYESFKEAFTKAALTRFGSGWAWLSVTPDKKLVVESSGNQDSPLMNGNTPILGLDVWEHAYYLRYQNRRPEYINAFYNVINWDEVSRRYQAALA
- the hpf gene encoding ribosome hibernation-promoting factor, HPF/YfiA family; translated protein: MQVNISGHQLEVTKPLREYVELKLKKLEGHFDKITNVQVTMTVEKLKQKIEATLHIHGGEVVANAEHDDMYAAIDLLTDKLDRQLLKHKEKQQSILKGAAAR
- a CDS encoding HPr family phosphocarrier protein, whose translation is MPVRQITIINKLGLHARAAAKFVGVAGKFPCKIRVGRTPESMVDGKSIMAVMMLAAGKGTEIHLHTEGEFEQEALDGLVELIDNKFDEGE